The stretch of DNA TTAGCCGATTTTTTCAACCTAAGACAGCGACTCTGCCCCGAGACCTGCAAACTTGTTGCGAAATATTAAAGCCGGATGCTAAACAGTCTCCGGTTTACAGTTTTTTGAAGCTTTGGATCTGGGCCAGGGCCTCAGGAAGGCCTTGCCATCAGCCCTTACAGAATCTGAGGGAAACTGTTACAAAATATTTCGCTGCTTTGAAGAAGGCTGACACGATACCGGACAATTAATCGGGAAGGCCGCCAGATCTGAGGTTCTGTTTAGAGTTGGCTCTGGCCCTGCACCCTTAAATGCCAGTTTCATACCACCTGGTCATATTTTTCGGAGGAATCCATCAATGAGTATTGTCACGAAGTCAATCGTGAATGCCGACGCTGAGGCTCGCTACCTCAGCCCTGGTGAACTGGATCGCATCAAAGGTTTTGTTACCTCTGGCGAGCGCCGTCTGCGGATTGCTCAGGTGCTGACCGAATCCCGCGAGCGCATCGTTAAGGAAGCCGGCAACCAGCTGTTCCAAAAGCGCCCCGACGTTGTTTCTCCCGGTGGCAATGCCTACGGCGAAGAAATGACTGCCACCTGCCTGCGCGATATGGACTACTACCTGCGTCTGATCACCTACGGTGTGGTCGCTGGTGATGTCACCCCCATCGAAGAAATCGGTCTGGTGGGCGTGCGCGAAATGTACAACTCCCTGGGCACCCCCATTCCCGCCGTAGCTGAGGCTGTGCGCTCTATGAAGGCTGTCGCCACCGGGCTGCTGTCCAGCGACGATGCTGCTGAAGCCGCATCCTACTTCGACTATGTTGTCGGCGCTATGCAGTAGTCGCCGCTGCGCTACTCCGTCGATTCGTTGTTGAGATTACGTCAGTTCTAAGGAAGCTTCACCCATGCAAGACGCAATTACTTCTGTTATCAATTCCTCCGACGTGCAGGGCAAGTACCTGGACGGGTCCGCCCTCGACAAGCTCAAGGCTTACTTCCAGACCGGTGAACTGCGGGTGCGTGCCGCCAGCACCATCAGCGCTAACGCCGCTGAAATCGTGAAGGAAGCCGTGGCTAAGTCCCTGCTGTACTCCGATATCACCCGCCCCGGTGGCAACATGTACACCACCCGTCGCTATGCCGCCTGCATTCGCGACCTCGACTACTACCTCCGCTACGCCACCTACGCCATGCTGGCTGGGGATCCCTCCATTCTGGATGAGCGCGTGCTCAACGGTCTGAAGGAAACCTACAACTCCCTGGGTGTACCCATCGGTGCTACCGTCAACTCCATCCAAGCCATGAAAGAAGTGACCGCCAGCCTGGTGGGCGCTGATGCCGGTAAGGAAATGGGCGTTTACTTCGACTACATCTGCTCTGGTTTGAGCTAGTCCAGGCTCATCCATAGCGCTTTGGCCTGTGGCTAAAGCGCACCTAGGCCAGAGTCAGGGGTGAGTGTTGAGGACACTGGGTTGTGCTGTATTGTCTTCCTGCTGTCCCTAGCATTGACTTTCGACTCTGGCTTTTCAGTGTTTACGTCTGTCCAGTGAGATAGCAGGAGAGTTTTTGGCCATGCGCATGTTTAAAGTCACCGCCTGTGTTCCCAGCCAAACCAGGATTCGGACCCAGCGCGAACTTCAAAATACCTTTTTTACCAAGCTGGTACCCTACGAGAACTGGTTCAAAGAGCAGCAGCGGATTCAAAAAATGGGTGGCAAAATCGTTAAGGTTGAGTTGGCGACGGGGCGGCAAGGGGCCAACACTGGTCTGCTATAACTCGCTAACGTCTGGGGGCGTTCCCCAAGCGTCCAGAGCAGAGCATTTGACAAAAATTTTTACTGCATTTTCAATGCTGCGATACGTGCAGGGTGGGCCTAGGGGCTAGCCCTGCCGTTGTGTTTTATAAGGAATAACCTTTGTAATTCTTAGTCAGCTCAACAATCACCAAAAATTGCCGGCTCCGCTATACTTGGCCCTTGAAAGAGTTGGCCCTTGGGCACGCGGGGTAGCAGGGTGAATTTTGCTCGATTGGTTCCATGGGTTGACTCCACGGTAGCGCAGTGGTCGGCGGAGGCGCGCTGGTTACGGTGGCTCACCTTTATCTGGCTGGGAGGCGGGCTACTGATTCTGTTTTCCGCCTCCTATGCCGTGGCGGTGGCAGAGCACGGTTATGGCCTGCACTACGTCATGGTGCAGTTGCTCTGGGCCGTCATTGGTCTGGTAGTTTTCAATCGGATTGTGCACACGTCCCTGGATCGTTTGCTTAAAGGGTCAGGCATTGTACTCCTGATCCTGGTGGGGCTGGTGGCTCTAACTCTGATTCCTACTCTGGGCGTGACGGTCAATGGGGCGACCCGCTGGCTGCCCCTGGGACCATTCATGATTCAGCCATCGGAGCTGATTAAACCCTGCCTGGTTTTGCAGGGGGCGCGGCTGTTCGGGCGTTGGCCACAGCTCACCTGGGCCACTCGTCTCACCTGGCTGGGTGTCTTTACGGCCATTCTGGGGCTGATATTAATGCAGCCCAACTTGAGTACAGCGGCCATTTGTGGGCTGACGCTCTGGCTGATTGCCCTAGCGGCTGGGCTTCCCTACACCTACCTGTGGCTGACCGCTGGCGGAGGGCTACTGACCGCCGGGATCAGCATTAGCCTCAAGACCTATCAGCGCCAGCGAATTGTTTCGTTTCTAAATCCCTGGGCCGATCCGGGGGACCAGGGCTATCAGCTGGTGCAGAGCTTGCTGGCGATTGGGTCTGGGGGATTGTGGGGGCAGGGGTTTGGGTTATCGCAGCAGAAGCTGTATTCCCTGCCCATTCAGTACACCGATTTTATATTTGCGGTGTTTGCTGAGGAGTTTGGCTTTGTAGGGTGTCTGGTACTGCTGATGCTGCTGGCTGGTTATGCCTCCGTAGCCCTGCTGGTAGCCCTACGGTTGCAGCATCCGCTCCATCGGCTGGTGGCGGTGGGGGCGATGGTGGTTTTGGTGGGCCAGTCTCTGTTGAATATGGGGGTGGCCACGGGGGTATTGCCGACGACGGGGCTGCCCTTCCCACTGCTGAGCTACGGGGGTAGCTCGATGGTAGCCAGCCTGGCGACGGCGGCTTTGCTGGTGCGGGCGGCGCGAGAAATTAACCTGACCGAGCCAGTAGCAATCCAGGACAGGGCAAAACCTAAGCTCCGGGAAGGGGTGTCGCTACGCGTGATGGATGGCGGCCATCTGCTTTCCTGAAGCTGGGTTCTGAGAGTGGGTTGAAGGATTGTTACAATAGTGGATGCTTCTGCATTCCAGCCGTCGGTCGATGTTCCAAACCCTCCAGCTCTATCTGTACGATCTGGCCCAGTGGGCTAACCAACTGGTGAATGATCAGCTCACCCATGTGTCTTGGGTGAGCCTGTCTGTGGTGGGGGTGGCCGGTCTACTGACGAGCCTGTCGCCCTGTCTGCTATCCATGCTGCCCATCATGGTGGGGTATATGGGGGGCTACGCGAGCGATCGCAGAGGAGATACCCTTCTGCGATCGCTCGCCTTTGCGCTGGGGCTAGCCACAACCCTGGCGCTGCTGGGTCTGGGGGCCGGTCTGTTTGGCCTGGTCTACGGCCAGGTGGCCTGGGGGCTTCCCCTAATCGTGAGTTTAGTGGCCATCGTCATGGGCTTAAACCTGCTGGGGGTGGTGCCTTTGGCCCTACCCGCCGGGGCTGGCCCCAGTTTCGACAGCCTCAACCTGCCCCCCTGGCTGCGCGCCTACGCCCTGGGTCTAACCTTTGGCATTGTGGCATCGCCCTGTAGTACCCCGGTGCTGGCCACCCTGTTGGCCTGGATTTCCGCCACCCAAGATCCGCTCCTAGGCAGTGCCCTGCTGCTGGCCTATGCCACAGGCTACGTTGCGCCGCTGGTGCTGGCTGGCACCTTTACCGCCAGTCTCAGGCGACTGCTGGCGTTGCGCCAGTGGTCGAGTTGGGTGACCCCCGCCAGCGGAGCGCTGCTGTTGGGGTTTGGTGTCTTTTCGCTGCTGTCGCGGCTGCTGCCGTCTACTCTGGTTTAAAGTGTTCCAGCTAAATACTTTCCAGGGTTTTACACCAACAGGCCCAGCGGGCCGAGTTTGCGACCTCAAAGGGGACGTTTATTTAGATGGAATACTTTTTAGATGGAATACTCTTAGGCCTCATGTCACGGTTCTAAGCTGACCTGTTTTGGGATACGAGGGATACTATGACTCGATCTGACACTCCAAACGATTCCCTCTGGAACGGGTTGCGCGACTACTTTCGCCAAGACCTGCTGCCGCTGTTGGCCGATTTACGGTTGGCGATTCTCCTGTTGCTTGCGATCGCCGCATTCAGCGTCAGCGGCACCGTGATTGAGCAGGGGCAAACCCTCGAGTTCTACCAGGCTAACTACCCCACCGATCCGGCCCTGTTTGGCTTTTTGAGCTGGAAAGTGATTTTGACCGCCGGACTGGATCACGTCTATCGCACCTGGTGGTTTTTGGCCTTGCTGATCGTCTTTGGGGCCAGCCTGGTGGCCTGCACCTTTACCCGGCAGTTTCCGGCGCTGGGGGCAGCCCAACGGTGGAAGTACTACACCCAACCGCGCCAGTTCCAAAAGCTAGCCCTCAGCGCTGAGCTTTCCGCCACCGACCTGGCTACCCTCTCAATGCGGCTGACCCAGCGGCGCTATCGGGTGTTTCAGGATGGCCCCCAGCTTTACGGGCGCAAGGGAATCGTGGGGCGCATTGGCCCGATTGTGGTCCACGCCAGCATGATTCTCATTCTGCTGGGGTCGATCTGGGGAGCCATGACCGGCTTCTTTGCCCAGGAAATCGTGCCCAGTGGCGAGACCTTTCAGATTCGCAATGTCTTCGATGCTGGCCCCTGGGCGGCGGCTCAAATTCCCAAGGACTGGGCGGTGCGAGTCAACCGATTCTGGATCGACTACACCCCCGAAGGCACCATTGACCAGTTCTACTCCGATCTGTCCGTGCTGGACCTGGCGGGGACCGAGATCGATCGCAAAACCATTTACGTCAACGAGCCGCTGCGGCACCGGGGAGTGACCCTCTACCAGGCTGACTGGGGCATTGCGGCGGTGCGGGTAAAGCTCAACAACAGCCCCATTCTGCAACTGCCCATGCAGCTGCTGGACAATGACGGCCCCAGGTTTTGGGGCACCTGGCTACCCACCAAACCCGACCTGAGCGCAGGGGTTACGCTGCTAGCCAGCGACCTGCAGGGATCGGTCCTGATCTATGACAATGCCGGACAGCTGATCTCCACTGTGCGCCAGGGTATGGCTGCGGAAATTAACGGGGTGACGCTAACACTGGTGGATGTTGTCGGCAGTACCGGTCTTCAGATCAAGGCCGACCCCGGCATTCCCCTCGTTTATGGCGGCTTTGGCCTGCTGATGTTGGGGGTGATCATGAGCTATGTCTCCCACTCCCAGGTGTGGGCTCTGGAGCAGGGGGAGACCGTCTATATCGGTGGCCGAACCAACCGGGCCCAGGTCGCCTTT from Leptolyngbya sp. KIOST-1 encodes:
- the apcA gene encoding allophycocyanin subunit alpha; protein product: MSIVTKSIVNADAEARYLSPGELDRIKGFVTSGERRLRIAQVLTESRERIVKEAGNQLFQKRPDVVSPGGNAYGEEMTATCLRDMDYYLRLITYGVVAGDVTPIEEIGLVGVREMYNSLGTPIPAVAEAVRSMKAVATGLLSSDDAAEAASYFDYVVGAMQ
- the apcB gene encoding allophycocyanin subunit beta, yielding MQDAITSVINSSDVQGKYLDGSALDKLKAYFQTGELRVRAASTISANAAEIVKEAVAKSLLYSDITRPGGNMYTTRRYAACIRDLDYYLRYATYAMLAGDPSILDERVLNGLKETYNSLGVPIGATVNSIQAMKEVTASLVGADAGKEMGVYFDYICSGLS
- a CDS encoding phycobilisome linker polypeptide; amino-acid sequence: MRMFKVTACVPSQTRIRTQRELQNTFFTKLVPYENWFKEQQRIQKMGGKIVKVELATGRQGANTGLL
- a CDS encoding FtsW/RodA/SpoVE family cell cycle protein, which gives rise to MVPWVDSTVAQWSAEARWLRWLTFIWLGGGLLILFSASYAVAVAEHGYGLHYVMVQLLWAVIGLVVFNRIVHTSLDRLLKGSGIVLLILVGLVALTLIPTLGVTVNGATRWLPLGPFMIQPSELIKPCLVLQGARLFGRWPQLTWATRLTWLGVFTAILGLILMQPNLSTAAICGLTLWLIALAAGLPYTYLWLTAGGGLLTAGISISLKTYQRQRIVSFLNPWADPGDQGYQLVQSLLAIGSGGLWGQGFGLSQQKLYSLPIQYTDFIFAVFAEEFGFVGCLVLLMLLAGYASVALLVALRLQHPLHRLVAVGAMVVLVGQSLLNMGVATGVLPTTGLPFPLLSYGGSSMVASLATAALLVRAAREINLTEPVAIQDRAKPKLREGVSLRVMDGGHLLS
- a CDS encoding cytochrome c biogenesis protein CcdA, which produces MFQTLQLYLYDLAQWANQLVNDQLTHVSWVSLSVVGVAGLLTSLSPCLLSMLPIMVGYMGGYASDRRGDTLLRSLAFALGLATTLALLGLGAGLFGLVYGQVAWGLPLIVSLVAIVMGLNLLGVVPLALPAGAGPSFDSLNLPPWLRAYALGLTFGIVASPCSTPVLATLLAWISATQDPLLGSALLLAYATGYVAPLVLAGTFTASLRRLLALRQWSSWVTPASGALLLGFGVFSLLSRLLPSTLV
- a CDS encoding cytochrome c biogenesis protein is translated as MTRSDTPNDSLWNGLRDYFRQDLLPLLADLRLAILLLLAIAAFSVSGTVIEQGQTLEFYQANYPTDPALFGFLSWKVILTAGLDHVYRTWWFLALLIVFGASLVACTFTRQFPALGAAQRWKYYTQPRQFQKLALSAELSATDLATLSMRLTQRRYRVFQDGPQLYGRKGIVGRIGPIVVHASMILILLGSIWGAMTGFFAQEIVPSGETFQIRNVFDAGPWAAAQIPKDWAVRVNRFWIDYTPEGTIDQFYSDLSVLDLAGTEIDRKTIYVNEPLRHRGVTLYQADWGIAAVRVKLNNSPILQLPMQLLDNDGPRFWGTWLPTKPDLSAGVTLLASDLQGSVLIYDNAGQLISTVRQGMAAEINGVTLTLVDVVGSTGLQIKADPGIPLVYGGFGLLMLGVIMSYVSHSQVWALEQGETVYIGGRTNRAQVAFERELLALLAELSAESSGEFYGDTGVTPQPVVSR